One region of Clostridiales bacterium genomic DNA includes:
- a CDS encoding calcium/sodium antiporter — protein sequence MNLDFTGSTLFLVLLLFAAGLVCIIKGGDIFVDAATWIAEASGIPKFIIGATVVSFATTLPEMLVSVFSALEGNADIAIGNAVGSVTANTGLIMCLSLICMECTMPRRQYAVKAVLLLAAIAVLFGFTRDGQLSILESVLILVIFVCFIAESLVAARREQSLEAPEQDARPKTDGRTVALNIGKFVFGAAAIVLGAQLLIDNGTALAQMIGVPDAIIGATMIAIGTSLPELVTTITAIRKKQSSLSVGNIIGANIMDLTLIMPLCALILGKPLPVERQGLLLDIPACLVVCAGALIPALVQGKFKRWVGFFIGGLYIVYLVIMFTCFGA from the coding sequence ATGAACCTCGATTTTACCGGCAGTACCCTCTTTCTTGTCCTGCTGCTGTTCGCGGCGGGCCTTGTGTGCATCATCAAGGGCGGCGACATTTTTGTCGACGCCGCCACGTGGATCGCGGAGGCCTCCGGCATCCCAAAATTCATCATCGGCGCGACCGTTGTGAGCTTTGCCACGACGCTGCCGGAGATGCTTGTGTCCGTCTTTTCCGCGCTGGAGGGCAATGCGGACATCGCCATCGGCAACGCCGTCGGCTCGGTGACGGCCAATACCGGCCTGATCATGTGCCTGTCGCTGATCTGCATGGAGTGCACCATGCCGCGGCGGCAGTATGCGGTCAAGGCGGTGCTGCTGCTCGCGGCGATCGCGGTTCTGTTTGGCTTCACGCGCGACGGGCAGTTGTCCATCCTTGAGAGCGTTTTGATCCTTGTCATTTTTGTGTGCTTTATTGCCGAGAGCCTTGTCGCTGCGCGGCGTGAGCAGTCGCTTGAGGCCCCGGAGCAGGATGCCCGCCCCAAGACGGACGGCCGGACGGTCGCGCTCAATATCGGCAAGTTTGTGTTTGGCGCTGCGGCCATTGTGCTTGGTGCGCAGCTGCTGATCGACAACGGCACCGCGCTCGCACAGATGATCGGTGTGCCGGATGCCATCATCGGTGCGACCATGATCGCCATCGGCACGTCGCTGCCGGAGCTCGTGACGACCATCACCGCCATCCGCAAAAAGCAGTCGTCCCTGTCGGTGGGCAACATCATCGGCGCGAACATCATGGATCTCACGCTTATCATGCCGCTGTGCGCGCTCATCCTCGGCAAGCCGCTGCCGGTCGAGCGGCAGGGCTTGCTGCTGGACATTCCGGCGTGCCTTGTCGTGTGCGCAGGTGCGCTCATCCCTGCGCTTGTGCAGGGCAAATTCAAGCGTTGGGTCGGCTTTTT
- a CDS encoding AAA family ATPase, whose product MHPTRQFETAVCGGSNLKAPMKLDFLRSLCAQERHAWPEVVLCRVEGETLPVCCLSEAAAGDPFARIGIVTAPSEALTALLRTAPVRARVTALCDSAGEPCDGGAPDVWGFLAEYRCGDPLSGAVRAAIDGAAARGCASPEALTARAEYLLEQAVPEPIILRVFAEMFSLPEYPELVPDPPVRYVQADGFGALTRCLAYRLSGMHLRLVGSKGCGKNTLIQTVDWLLNVPQYRMQGNAELDKLDLLGGPTIENGTMRYRLSDMLRYLAAGADVVLDEGNTIKPECADVLHSLTDAARQIQVPGYGLVQMHPHSAFTITMNEDYAGTNFMNEATIDRFTPIHIAEPESIVDVLHRVVPEASAASLNICDYVYCAIRDRIRSAGGLEPDAMTIRGFIDALRAEPLLGLRWGLLDNVASKPQDAYTRLQLTELIESMVPQDGRI is encoded by the coding sequence ATGCATCCTACCCGGCAATTTGAGACCGCCGTCTGCGGCGGCAGCAATCTGAAAGCACCGATGAAGCTCGACTTCCTGCGCTCGCTCTGCGCGCAGGAGCGCCATGCGTGGCCGGAGGTCGTGCTCTGCCGCGTCGAGGGCGAGACGCTGCCCGTGTGCTGCCTGTCCGAGGCGGCGGCGGGCGACCCATTTGCGCGCATCGGCATCGTGACAGCGCCCTCGGAGGCGCTCACGGCGCTGCTGCGCACCGCGCCCGTGCGGGCGCGGGTCACGGCCCTGTGCGATTCCGCGGGCGAGCCGTGCGACGGCGGCGCACCGGACGTCTGGGGCTTTCTCGCCGAATACCGCTGCGGCGACCCGCTCAGCGGCGCGGTGCGCGCGGCCATCGACGGCGCGGCCGCGCGCGGCTGCGCGTCCCCGGAAGCGCTGACTGCGCGCGCCGAGTATCTGCTCGAGCAGGCAGTGCCGGAGCCGATCATCCTGCGCGTGTTCGCGGAGATGTTCTCCCTGCCGGAATACCCCGAGCTGGTGCCCGATCCGCCGGTGCGCTATGTGCAGGCGGACGGCTTCGGCGCGCTCACGCGCTGCCTTGCCTACCGGCTCTCGGGCATGCACCTGCGCCTCGTCGGCAGCAAGGGCTGCGGCAAGAATACGCTCATCCAGACAGTCGACTGGCTGCTCAACGTGCCGCAGTACCGCATGCAGGGCAATGCCGAGCTCGACAAGCTCGACCTGCTCGGCGGCCCGACGATCGAAAACGGCACCATGCGCTACCGCCTGAGCGATATGCTGCGCTATCTCGCGGCGGGCGCGGACGTCGTGCTCGACGAGGGCAACACCATAAAGCCCGAGTGCGCCGACGTGCTCCACTCGTTGACCGACGCCGCGCGCCAGATCCAGGTGCCCGGCTACGGGCTCGTGCAGATGCACCCGCACTCGGCGTTCACGATCACGATGAACGAGGACTATGCCGGCACGAACTTCATGAACGAGGCGACGATCGACCGCTTCACGCCCATCCACATCGCCGAGCCGGAGAGCATCGTCGATGTGCTGCACCGCGTCGTGCCCGAGGCGAGCGCCGCCAGCCTGAATATCTGCGACTATGTTTACTGTGCCATCCGCGACCGCATCCGCAGCGCCGGCGGGCTCGAGCCGGACGCGATGACGATCCGCGGCTTTATTGACGCCCTGCGCGCGGAGCCCCTGCTGGGCCTGCGCTGGGGTCTGCTCGACAACGTGGCCTCCAAGCCGCAGGACGCCTACACCCGCCTCCAGCTGACCGAGCTCATTGAGAGCATGGTGCCGCAGGATGGACGGATTTGA